GTTCCGCCATGATTAGGCTCCCATCAGGCGCAGAAGCACCTCGTCGTACGCTTCCTCCACGCCACCCATGTCCCTGCGGAACCGGTCTTTGTCCAGCTTCTTGCCCGTCTTTGCGTCCCAAAACCGGCAGGTGTCCGGGGAAATCTCGTCGGCCAGAATGATCGTCCCGTCGGGAAGCCGGCCAAACTCCAGCTTGAAATCGACCAGCTGGATCCCCACCCCGGCGAGATACTGGGAAAGAATCTCGTTGATCCGGAAACTGTACGTGGCGATGGTCTCCAGTTCTGCGGGAGTGGCCAGATTCATTGCGGCGATGTGGTACTGGTTGACCATCGGATCCCCCAGCTCGTCGTTCTTGTAGGAATACTCCAGCACCGTCCGGGAAAGCTTCGTCCCTTCGGCAAGCCCCAGCCGCTTGGACAGCGAGCCGGCGGCGATGTTGCGGACGATCACCTCAAGCGGCACGATGGACACCTTCTTGCACAGCGTCTCCCGATCAGAGAGCTGCTTGACCACATGGGTGGGGATCCCTTTGTCGGAGAGGAGCTCCATCAAATGGTTGCTCACCTTGTTGTTCACCACCCCTTTGCCGGCGATCGTCCCTTTCTTCAGGCCGTTGAACGCCGTCGCGTCATCCTTGTACTGGATGATCACCAGATTCGGATCGTCCGTGGCAAATACTTTCTTCGCCTTCCCTTCATACAACTGCTGGTTTTTCTGCATCACTACCCCCTCATATGCAAACAGGGTTTCCGTTACGAGCGGAAACCCTGTTCTACGGTTGCGTTTTCCTGGAGCACCGCAGCCTTCATCCGGCTGCGCTCCGTGGTGAGCTTTGCGGTAAGATCCGGCTCGCCAAGGGCCAGAATCTCAGCGGCAAGGTATGCTGCGTTCTTGGCGCCATCCACCGCTACGGTGGCCACCGGGATGCCGCTGGGCATCTGGACGGTGGAAAGCAGCGCGTCAATCCCCCCAAGGCTGGCGGAGATGGGCACGCCGATCACCGGAAGAATGGTGTTTGCGGCGATCACGCCGGCAAGGTGCGCCGCCATACCGGCACAGGCGATGATCACCCCCACACCTTTTTCAACGGCGGTGCGGGCGAACGCGATGGCCTCATCCGGTGTGCGATGGGCGCTGTATACCTGTACGGTGAACGGGATTCCCAACGAGTCCAGGACATCCGCGGCCTTCCGTGCAACGGAAAGATCACTGGCGCTCCCCATGACAATGGCGATGGTTTTCATACTTCCTCGTGGTGTGTTGATGCCACCATCCTACCGGGAAGTGCTGTTGCGTGACAAGCAGTTTTGCAACAAAAACACAGAAAACATCGTAACTTTGCAACAGCTCTGCAACAAACAAGGCAAGAGAAAAGGGCGTCCGCCGGGACGCCCCTTTCCGTTACATCCGAATCTCCTTCCGCTGAAACAGCACGTACCCCAGTGCGAAAACCAGAATCACCGACGCGAAGAACGCCGTCATCTGCGGCCAGATCAACAGGACGCTCTGTCCGAACGGCAGAGGGTTGCCCATCATCGCGCCCTGCACCTGGGAGAACAGCACCACCCCCAAAGAGCGGGTCGTCGGGCTGAGCATGGCGACGGACGCCTCCACGTACAGGTTGTACGGGCTGAAACGTCCCAACGCGACGGAAAGCTTCGCCGCCGTGTACTCATCCCCACCGCTGGCAAGAACCGCCACCACCTGGCTGATCATCGGCCAGAAGATCATGAAGAACAGCCACAGGGCGATGGAAACCAACGCCGAGACGGCGCTCTGCCGGAAGATGATGGACATCGTCATGGCGATCATGTACCACAGGAGCCCGTACAGCAGGGTGATCACATAGTACATCAACGCCCGGGCGATCTGCTCCCCTGTCGGCGGCACGCCGAGGAAGAACATGGCGCACCCGATGACCAAAAGCCACAGGGCCAAAAGCACCACACCCATGGCGACCAACGCGCCCAAGGCCTTCCCGAAGAGCAGCACATCCCGGTAGATCGGCTGGGACAGCAACCTGCCCAACGTCCGGTTCTGGTATTCGCTGTTGATGGCGTCAAACCCCAGGGCGATGCCGGTCAGCGGCACCAGAAACGAAATGAACGACATGAACGACGGGATGGGGTTCTGCGCGATGGTGAACAGGGAGAGCAGCATGTAGGAGTCCTCCCCGACATACGAGCGGAGCGTCCGCGTCGCCACGTACAGGCTGGAGCCGGCCGTCAGCAGAATCAAAATCATCAGCACGACCATTCTGACGCTGCCGGTATACTCGCCCAGCTCCTTGACGAACACCACGTCCAGTCCGGTCAACGCCGAACCTTCACGTTCCTTGCTCTTCATGGCTCACCTCCTCGAACGCATGCTGGTAGATATCCCCCAGCGAATGGTACAGCAACGACAACGACATCAGGTTCTCCCCGCTGGCGAATACCGCCTGGGAGACCTTGGCCCGAAGATCGGTGGCGCACTGCAACACCCAATGGGACGAATCCTTGCGCTCCACCTTCCCCACCCCTTGGATGGCGGAGAAGACGGGAAGCAGATCCTTGTCCCCATCCACCTGCACCTCCACCAGCTTGTCCGGACCGAAGTACCGGCGGGACAACTCGTCCAGCGAGCCGTAGCCGATCAACTTGCCTTGGGAGAACAGGCCGACACGGTCACAGACGGACTGCACCTCGTCCAGCTGGTGGCTGGAGATGAGGAACGTCATGCCCTTCTGTTCCTTCAGCGTGCGGATCATCTGCAGAAACTCGGAGGTGCTCTGCGGATCCAACCCTGGGTCGGCTCGTCCAGAATGGCGATCTTCGGCTGTTTGACCAGAATCTCGGCCAGACCCAGACGGCGCTTCATACCGTGGGAGAACGTCCGGGCCTTGTCATGCATCCGGTCGGTCAGCCGCACCGCGTCGAACGCCTCTTCGATCCGCTTCTTCCGCTCATCGGCATCCAAACCGAGGAACCGGGCGGTGTAGTCCACGTTGCCATAGGCGCTCATCGTGTCGTAGAACCCGATGTCATCCGGCATGTAGGCCACCTGCCGCTTGACGGACAGCGGCTTGCGGAACGGATCGCACCCAAGCACGCTGACCGCCCCGGAGGTCGGCTCCAACAGCCCGAGGAGCATCAAGATCGTCGTCGTCTTGCCCGAACCATTGGGTCCGAGCAGACCGAAGACCTCGCCCTCCGTCAGGCTGAACGATATGTCATCCACGGCGGAGACACCCTTGACGTACTGTTTGGTCAGGTGCTCCACCGAAAGGATTTCCTTTTTCTCCATGCTTCAGCCTCCTACCGACGGCCGAATTTCTTCACCGCGAAGACCAGAAGCACCGCAGCCGCGGCGATGATGATCACCGACACGATGCCCCACAGCGACGAGGTGCGCACCGTGATGCGGTACTGCTCGGAGATGTTGCCGGAGTTTTCCGAAGAAGCGGAAAGCGTCAGGCTGTAGTCACCGGTCAGCGCTTCAGAAGACGGACGGATCGTCGCCTTGACCGTCGTGGTGTCCCCCGCAGCCAGGCTTTCCACCGTGGATGGGTTGAACGTCACGTTCCAGTTGGACGGCGTCGACGAACTCAGCTTGATGCCCGACGCGTCCGCCGTGCCGCTGTTCTTCAGCTCCAAGTCAAACACCTTGTCCTTGCCGGCGACCGCAGTGCCGGAAAGCAACCCTCCCTTGCCGGTCAACGAAAGCCTTGCCTGTCCCTGCACTTCCAGATTCTCCGTGACGAACGCGCTGGCTTCCGAGCTCTTGGCCGTCACCGTGACGGGATAGGTTCCTTCCTTCACCCCCTGGGACGGTGTGACCGTCACCTTGATGGTCTCCGACGCGCCCGCCTTGACGGAAAGCGTATTGACGTTCCCCGTACCGTATGCCTGGCTGAACTTGGCGGAGAAGCCATCAGGAAGCTTGGCGTACAGGTCGACCAACGTCTCCGTCGCGCTGTTGTTGCGCAGTTCCACCTGGAAGACGAAATCGGAATCCGGGGAACCCTTGACGGACGGCAGTTCGGTGGACAGAGCCAGACGCTGCGGCAGTTTCTTGCCAAGCGAGACGGTCAGCGGCAGCGTGTACGAGACACCGTCCTGTCCTTTGGCCACCACGTTGAACGAGTAGGTCGAACCGGTCTTCGCCTCATCGCCGGGGATCACCCACAATTGGATGGTAGCGCTCTGCTCCGGCTCGGCGAACACCGCGTCAACCAACGCACCCCCGCCGACGAACTGGGAATCCCAGCCATCCGGCAACCCTTCCACGGAAAGGTTGACCCGCTGCGGAGCGAGATTGTAGTTGCGTACCGTAAGATTGAACGTGATCATCGACGTATCACTGACGTTCAATGAGGGGTAGGTCGTCGAAACGGACAACCCCTGGTACTCGGCGAACACGCATCCTGCGGACAAAGCCAGCAGGAGCCCCAACATCACACCAAATCGAACCTGTTTGCGAACCATACGTATTCCTCCATACGTGCTTTCACGTCAAAAGAAATACACAGGCTTGGTCAAATCGTCAACTTTGTGATAACCGACAGTTGTAGTGTGTTTGTCTGGGAAAAGAGAGAAACACCATCAAAAACGTCACGACATCATGGCATCTGTTGACAGTCGTCACAGATTCCACCGTTTCTTCACATTCACCTTTGACGCTTCATATGAACATCGTGCAACTTCAGGCGCTTGTACGTTTTGACGATTCCTTCCAGACGCCGCTTGCACAGATGGAACGCCGGAACCAGGAAGCAGTCGGCCAGAATCCACGCCACGGGAGAGGCAAAGCAGACGGCGGGGAAGCCCCAGACGGGGACGAACACCAAGGCAACGACGCTCCGGGCGATCATCTCGAACACCCCGGAGAGGATGGCGAACGTCCCGAACCCCATCCCCTGGATCATGAACCGGTAGATGTTCACCCAGGCAAGGGGGAAGTAGAACAGGCTGTTGATAATCAAGAACAGGTGGGATTCGTCTCGGATCTGGTCCTGTCCTGCGCTGAGGAACAGCATGCTGAGATCGCCGCCCCAGAAATACATCACAGCGAACGCCGCTGCCGAATACAGCGCCGCAACCAGCGAGCAGTCCAGAATACCGGTCCTCAGTCGGTCAAACTTCCCCGCACCGGTGTTCTGGCCTCCGAAGGTGGCCATCGTTGTCCCCATGGCGTCAAACGGCGTGCAGAAGAACAGGCTGATGCGCGAGCCGGCTGTCACGGCGGCGACGGCGGAGGAGCCCAATGAGTTGACGGACGCCTGGAGAATGACGCTCCCGATGGCCGTGATGGAATACTGCAGCCCCATCGGCACGCCGTTGGCGCAGAGCGGTTTCCACAATGCCGTCCGCACTTTCTTCTCATCCGCCGTGGAATTCAGCACGGGATACTTGCGCTTCATGTACCACAGGCAGGCGAATCCGGAGACTCCTTGGGAAAGGATCGTGGCATAGGCCGCACCCGCCACATCCCAGTGGAAGACCAGGATGAACAAGAGATCCAGGAAAATGTTCAGAACGGAGGAGAAGACCAGGAAGTACAGCGGCGTCTTGCTGTCCCCCAGCGCACGGATGATGCCGGAGACCATGTTGTACAGGATGGACAGCGGGATGCCCAGGAAGATGATGCGGATGTAGATCGTCGCCCGGTCCATGATGTCGTCCGGCGTGGACAGCAACGCCAAAAACGGCCGGCAGGTCAGGACGGTCAGCACCGTCATGCCGATGGAGAACAGGATACACAGCTGTTTGGTATTGGACACGTACTTGCGCATCAACGAATAGTCCTTCGCCCCGAACCGTTGGGCGATGGGGATGGTGAAGCCTGCGCACAGCCCCATGCAGAATCCGTTGATCATGAAATTCATCGAACCGGTCGAACCGACGGCCGCCAATGCCGCAACTCCCAGGCTTTTTCCTACAATAATGGTATCCACCACCGTGTAGAACTGCTGGAACAACGCACCCAGCCATACGGGGAGCAAAAATGAGAGGATCAGCCCCATCGGGCGTCCTTCGGTAAGGTCCTTGGTCATGCAATCGAAATGTAGGGGAAAACCGTTCCCTCTGCAAGAGGGTACCATATGTTTTCCCGATGAAAGGGGATCCCGAGGAGAAGCTGGAGGGGTTTGCCCTGCAAACCCCAACCTCGAGACCCCCGAACAGGAATTCCGCTCAGCTCTGGAACTTCCAGATGAAGTCGTCGACCATCAACTGATGTTCCAGATCCTCCGGCTTGGTGTCAGCGGTCAGATGGACGAATTCGATGCCCATGATCCTCGCCCAATCGCGCATCATTTCGGCCGTCACATCGTAGCTGAGCACCGTGTGGTGGGATCCCCCTGCGGTGATCCAGCACTCCAACGCCGTCTCGAACTCACCGGGGGACTTCCACATCACCCGGGCGACGGGAAGATTCGGCATGTCCAAAATCGGCTTGACGCATTCGATGTCCTGGCAGATCATCCGCATCCGCCCGCCCAAGTCAATCAAAGAGACGAACACCGCCTTCCCCGCCTTGCCTTCGAACACCAGACGTGCGGGATCTTCCTTTCCACCGATCCCAAGCGGATGCACCTCCACACGGGGTCGACCCTCGGCGATGGACGGACAAACTTCCAGCATGTGGGCGCCCAGACTGTATTTCTTCCCCGGGGCGAGATGGTAGGTGTACACCTCCATGAACGCCGAACTGCCGTTCTCCTTCAACCCCATCTTCTTCATCACGGCGGTCATGGCACTGACCTTCCAATCCCCTTCGGCGCCGTAGCCATATCCTTGGGAAAGAAGGTGCTGGGTTGCCAGTCCGGGAAGCTGCCGCATGCCGTACAGATCCTGGAACGTATTGGTGAACGCGCCGCACCCTTCGGCATCCAGCATCCGGCGCATGCCGATCTCTTCCCGTGCCTGGTAACGGATGGCGTCGATGTTGTCCGTGTTGAAGTCGTAGGAGGCGCGATAGGTGTCCATCAGGGCATCGACGTCCTTGTCCGTCACGTTCTCCATGTATGCGTCCAGATCCCCGACCGGCCAGGTGTTCACCTCCCAGCCGAACTTCTTCTGCGCCTCAATCTTGTCCCCTTCGGTTACGGCGACATCCCGCATGTTGTCTCCGAAGCGCATCACTTTCAACGAACGGGACGCAGCCACGCCGACGCACACCCGCATCCAGTCGGCAAGCCGCGTCTGGACGCTTTCTTCCTTCCAGAACCCGGCGATCACCTTGCGAGGCTTGCGAAGCCGCGCTCCGATGAACCCATGCTCCCGGTCCCCATGGGCTGCCTGGTTGAGGTTCATGAAATCCATGTCAATTTCTTCGTTGGGGATGTCCCGGTTGTACTGGGTGGCCAGATGGCACCACGGTTTCTGCAGGTTCTCCAACGCGTTCAGCCACATCTTGCTCGGACTGAACGTATGGCACCAGGTGACGATGCCCAGACACTCCGGACGATAGTTCGCCTCCCTGACAAAGTCAGAGAGCTCCTTGCTTGTCTTCGCCGTACCTTTGTAGACCAATGCGTAGGGAAGATGGCGGGACAACTCGCCTGCCATTTCCTTGCCACGCGCCTCGACCGTATCCAGCACTTCCGGACCATACAAAAATTGGGATCCGATCACCAGCCAGAATTCCTTTTTCATTGTGCATCCCCCTTCTTCGCCCCGTGTTTCCGATTGAGCACCAAGCTCTGGACCACCAGGAACAGACAAATCATGATAGCGACCGTGATGTTGGTCCACCACGCCTCATCCAACCCCAGCGACGTCACGATGTTCTTGATGGTGCTGAGGCTCAAGACGCCGAACAACGTACCGATGATGTTCCCCACACCACCGGTGAGCATCGTCCCTCCGATGATCGAAGAGGCGATGGCGTTCATTTCCGCTCCCGTCGCGTGGCTCGGAGAACCCGAACCGACATGGAGGAAGTAGACGAAGCCTCCGATACCGGCCAGCAAACTGCACATCAGGTAAGCGATGAACTTCGTCCTCCGGGCATTGACCCCCAGCATGATGGCGCTCTGCAAGCTGCCGCCGACCGCATAGAACGAACGGCCGAGCTTCGTCCAACGAAGGATGAAGAAGAGCACCGCCACCACAAGGAGCGCCACCACCACCCCGATCTCCACATAGGCGGGCACGTACTTGCCCAGCTTGTTCACCGCTCCCATGAACGGTACGTGAAGCCGAGTAGCCTTCAAGGCTTGAAACGCCGCGTTCTTCACGTTGAACTGGGTGTTGTTCACGATGGTCGTCATGCCTTTGGCGAAAAACATGCCGGCCAGCGTCACGATGAACGGCTGGATGTCCAGGAACGCCACCAGGAACCCCTGGACGATCCCATAGGCAAGCCCGATGCCCAGGGCGAGCATCGCGGCGGAAAAGACCGTCCCCCCATGATAGTCAAGATGCACCGCGCAGCTCATGCAGACCAACGCCGTCAACGTCCCGACGGAAATATCGATGCCTCCGGTGATCATTACCAGACTCATGCCGCAGGATAGGATGATCAACGCGGCGTTCTCGTTCAGAATGTTGAAGAATGCCTGGGGCTTGCGGAATCCCGCCCCCAGGAAGACCACCGCGGCAAGATACATCAGAAAGAACACCACGATGGTGATGAACAGAAGCATGTTGGTGTCCGACAAACTGGTGAACCAATTGGTTCGTGTCTTGGTCGTTTTCATTTTGCCATCCCCTCAGGTACGGTCTTCCGCGGAGAAATCCGCAGATGGCCTGTTTTGCTTTGGCAAGGAGCCGACGCACCGTCGGCGTGCTCAGCACGACGAGGATGATGACCACCACCGCCTTGTACGCGGGAAGCGCGCTGGAGGAGACATTGAACTTGTACAGCGTCGTCGTCAGGAACTGGATGACGTAGGCGCCCAGGATGGAGGCGCCCATGTTGAATTTGCCGCCGGCCAGAGAGTTGCCTCCCAACGCTACGGCAAGGATCGCGTCCATTTCGATGTCCTTGGCGATGACCGAATAGTTGATCGTGGAGAACCGTGACACCTTGATGAAGCCTGCTACGGCGACGCACAGGCCAAGAATCACATAGGTGAGCAGCTTGACCGTCTTGGGGTTGATGCCGTTCAGCCGGGACGCGCTGGCGTTGATGCCCACCGCCTGGGAGTACAATCCCAGATTGGTGCGCTTCAGCACCAGACTGATGACGATCATGCAGATGATGGCGATGAACACCGGAGTAGGGATCGGAATGCCGGGAATGTAATTGCCGAAGTATCCGAACCTCGGATCACTGATGATCGGGAGTTCGTTGTTGTTGATCCACGCACCGATGGAACGACCGGCGGTGTACAGGATCAACGTGGCGACCATCGGCTGGATGTTGAAATAGGCGACCAGCACGCCGTTGAACGCGCCGAAAAGCATCGCCACCATGCAACTGACCAAGAACGCCACGATGATCGGCGCCTGCAGCGTCTCAGGACGGGAATTGGTGCCGCACAGCACCCGGAGCACCACGCTTCCGCTGATGGCGATCGCCGCGCCGACACTGATGTCCTGTCCTCCGGAGGAGGCGGTGACCAGCGTCATGCCGATGGCAAGGATCACCAGCTCGGACGCGTTGTCCAGAATGGTGATGAGATAGCCGGAAAGCACCGGATACCCTGCGTTGTTCTGGGAGAGCGTGATCTTGAAAAACGACGGATCGGCGATCAGATTGAACACGACCAGCCCCAACAACGCCGCCAGCGGAATGAAAATCTGCTTGTTCGACCCTCTGAATGGATTTCTTCCTTTCATTTCTTGCCATCCCCCCCTGCGATCGTCATCATGATGGTATTCTGGTTCATGCGGTCCCCAGAGAGTTCCCCGACCATTTTCCGGTCCCGCATGACAATGAGCCGTGTGCAGGTACGGAGCATTTCATCAATTTCCGAAGAGATGAACGTCACGCTCTTTCCCTGTTCTTCCGCAAGCCTTCTGACCAGCTTCTGGATCTCCACCTTCGTCCCGATGTCAATGCCACGGGTAGGCTCGTCCAAGATCAGGAAATCCGGATTAGCCAGAAGCCACCGGGACAGGATCACTTTCTGCTGGTTGCCACCGGAAAGCGACTTCACCGGCGTATCCTGCGATGCCGTCTTGATATCAAGCAACTTGATGTACTTTTCAGCGAACTGCTGTGCCTGGGAGTATTTGATGGGATGTCCGAATCCCTTGAGGACCTGCAGCGCCAGGATGATGTTGTCCCGTACGGACAAATCCCCGATGATGCCATCGTTCTTCCGGTCCTCGGGAAGATAGCTGATGCCACTTCGCATCGCGTCGATCGGTTTGGCGATCTTCACCTTCTTTCCATTGACCTTCACCACACCGCCGAGCACATGGTCGGCGCCATAGATGGCCCGGACACATTCGCTTCTGCCCGACCCGAGGAGACCGGTGAACCCATTCACTTCTCCTTTTGGGCACGATCTTCGTGCCATTACCCAAAACGTGTACGTTAACGGATGTACAACTTTATTGTAGGCCTCGTTTTTCCCAGCTGTCAACAAAAATTATCGGGAGTTGTCAAAATCCTGCCTATCCCCTCCTTCCGGTTGACAATTCCTGGTATTCCACAGATGCTAAAAGCAGTGAGGTGCACATGAAACGTATCATCCTGCTTCTCGTAGCGGTATCTCTGGCCTGTTCCATGGCATTCGCCGATTACCTGTACGACCAACCAGACTCCCTTCTCGGAGTCCGCTCTGGGATGACCTGGGCATATCAAAATGACACCCGAACCCCGTTGTTCGACGCGGAAGTGAAACTGATCAAATTCCTTTCCGCCGACCTTACCAAAGGTTTTGCCGTGGGGCTGGGTATGGAAAAACCACTGAGCGGGACCAACCAAAATGATCTTCTGTTCCTCACCGACCTGGGGTTCGTGCAGCGGAAATTCATCAACCAGCAACTGTGGCTTGCGGGGGAGCTCGGCATGTTCGTCCGGCTTCGTTCCCATCAGGGGACCCTGTCGGCAGCATACGGACCCATGGGGGACGTTTCCCTCACCCTCGCCTTGAACCAGGATGCCAATCTTTCCGGTGGCGGTACCATACGGTTCCCATTGGGCGGAGAGGATGCAGACGGCATCGCCATCTCCCCATACCTGATGGTTACGCTTCGATTCTGAGGAAAAAAGAATGGTCATTTATTTCAGCGGTACAGGAAACAGCAGGTTCGGAGCGCGCATCATCGCCCAGACGCTGGGAGACGAACTCTGCTCTCTGACGGATATGCTGCGTGACAAAACCAAGGGGCTCCACTCGGAGAAACCGTGGGTGTTCATCACCCCAACCTATGCCTGGCGGATGCCACGCTTCGTCGATGCGTGGATACGACGCACCACGTTCACCGGCAGCACCAAGGCGTACTTCGTCATGACCGCAGGCGGTGGTGTTGGCTCCGCCGGAAGGTGGCTCCAGCTTCTCTGCAAGGCAAAAGGATGGGAATACAAAGGGCCTTGGCGCCGTCCGCATGGGTGAGAATTACCTGGCGTTGTTCCCTGTCCCCACGTCGGAACAAGGGCTGCGGATGGCGCAGACACGCCGCACCCGCTTTGAGAAATTCGCCCATACCATCCAGGAAGGGGGAGTGATTGAGACGGACCGCTCGATGACCCGCATGGGATGGCAGAGTTACGTCACCAATCCGTTCTTCTATGCGTTCATCGTCAAGGACAAAGGATTCTGGACCACCTCAGCCTGCATCCACTGCGGAAAATGCGCCACCGCCTGCCCGCTGGAGAACATCACCATGGCAGGCGGGAATCCCCGGTGGAACGGCAATTGCACCCACTGCATGGCCTGCATCACCACCTGCCCCGTCCAGGCCATCGAATACAAGCACGCCACCCAAGGGAAACCCCGGTATCATTTGGATTGATCAGGCACAAAGCGTGCCAGCACCAAGGCATTCCCATGGCTGTCACGCTTCCACCCTACGATGTCCTTTGGCTGCAACGCTAATGGTGCGCTGACCGTCTCCGTCCCATCCGACAGCAGGACGACGAGCTGATGGGTGGTGGGGATGAAATAGGCAGGGTTCCCCTGCACATCCCCCACCTTGATGCGCCCCGTTCCCTGAGGGATGACGGGTCCGTCTCCATAGGGGAACAACGAAGAGAGGATCTGTACCTCCGCCGTCTGGATGGCCACATCACGTCCTGAAGAACCATCGCCACCACGCTTTCCCCATCCGATGGTGTACATCACCCCATTTTCAGCGGGAACAACCTTCCCCACTCCGTCAAACGATTGGACGGGAAGGACAAACGGACCATCCCCATCGGGAAAGTGAAGATACCGGATGTCATCTTTGTCATAGCTGACCGAAGAAGGGATCCGGGCGGCCAGCCAGCCCTGCCGCTCTTCCACCACCTCCACCAGGGCCAAAGGCACGATAGGCGCTTCTTCCGTCCGCAACGTATTCCCGTCCAATGTGATCCGATGGGAGATTATTCCCGTCCTGCTCGTCATAGTGGAATGAAACGGAGGCGGGATAAGCATTGGTAACCAATTGCTCTCGTGTCACCGTCCGTAGCTGCGCTCCCAACAGCCGGCGTGCATCCGTTTCCAGTGAGGCTCATCCGATCCCGTCACCACCGACATACAAGGACCCGTCGCACTCTCAGCGACCACGCCCTGGCTGGAGTGACACCCCCTCATCCGTCACATACCCGACGGATGACGTCTTGACGTCTGCCGATGACTCCTTCACCGGTTCAGGCACCACCGTTTCTTCCACCGATGGTTGTTTTTTGCATCCTACGACAAACGTCAGGACGCCCAACAGGATGATCACTCCACGTAGTTTGCTTTTCATGGGATCATCGTACCGGGAAACCCGACAAAAAGGAACGGGGAGACTCAGCTACACTCCTGATTGATGGAAGCGATCAAACGGGGAAGCTGAGGCTCGAACTTCACTCCATACCAGTGCTGGGGATCATCCACCGTCCCTTCAATGCAGGAGAGGGTGTAGTCCGCGGCGATGCGCGCCGCGTCAAACAACGGGATGCCCCTGAGCAGGGAGCCTACGAACGCCGAGGCGAACACATCCCCCGTCCCATGACAGCTCCGTTCGATCTTCCGATGGCGGTACAGTTTCCTCTCCTTCCCGTCGGCGACGATCACGCCGGTCACCCCAGGTTCCAGGCTGACGCCTTTGAGAATCACCGTCTGCATGCCAAGCGAGGCAAGCGCATCAAGCAACCCATCAATGTAGGCTTGGTCGTATGTTTCCCGATAGGGAAGCCCGGTCATCAGAGAAGCCTCGGTGATGTTGGGCAGCACGATGTCTCCACTGGCGCATAGTCCCGTCATCGCCTTGACGAAGGGAACGTCAAATCCGGGATACAGGTTTCCGTTGTCCGCCATGGCGGGATCGATGATTCGTTTGGCTCCCGGTCTCCCCATGGAGGAGAGGATATCCTTCACATAGGAAATCTGCTTCACGCTGCCAAGATATCCGGTGTAGAAGGCGTCAAACAGGATGCCTTCCTTCTCCCAATGTTTCTGAATCAACGGAATATCCTCCGTCAGATC
The window above is part of the Sphaerochaeta sp. genome. Proteins encoded here:
- the purE gene encoding 5-(carboxyamino)imidazole ribonucleotide mutase: MKTIAIVMGSASDLSVARKAADVLDSLGIPFTVQVYSAHRTPDEAIAFARTAVEKGVGVIIACAGMAAHLAGVIAANTILPVIGVPISASLGGIDALLSTVQMPSGIPVATVAVDGAKNAAYLAAEILALGEPDLTAKLTTERSRMKAAVLQENATVEQGFRS
- a CDS encoding MATE family efflux transporter, encoding MTKDLTEGRPMGLILSFLLPVWLGALFQQFYTVVDTIIVGKSLGVAALAAVGSTGSMNFMINGFCMGLCAGFTIPIAQRFGAKDYSLMRKYVSNTKQLCILFSIGMTVLTVLTCRPFLALLSTPDDIMDRATIYIRIIFLGIPLSILYNMVSGIIRALGDSKTPLYFLVFSSVLNIFLDLLFILVFHWDVAGAAYATILSQGVSGFACLWYMKRKYPVLNSTADEKKVRTALWKPLCANGVPMGLQYSITAIGSVILQASVNSLGSSAVAAVTAGSRISLFFCTPFDAMGTTMATFGGQNTGAGKFDRLRTGILDCSLVAALYSAAAFAVMYFWGGDLSMLFLSAGQDQIRDESHLFLIINSLFYFPLAWVNIYRFMIQGMGFGTFAILSGVFEMIARSVVALVFVPVWGFPAVCFASPVAWILADCFLVPAFHLCKRRLEGIVKTYKRLKLHDVHMKRQR
- a CDS encoding phosphoribosylaminoimidazolesuccinocarboxamide synthase — protein: MQKNQQLYEGKAKKVFATDDPNLVIIQYKDDATAFNGLKKGTIAGKGVVNNKVSNHLMELLSDKGIPTHVVKQLSDRETLCKKVSIVPLEVIVRNIAAGSLSKRLGLAEGTKLSRTVLEYSYKNDELGDPMVNQYHIAAMNLATPAELETIATYSFRINEILSQYLAGVGIQLVDFKLEFGRLPDGTIILADEISPDTCRFWDAKTGKKLDKDRFRRDMGGVEEAYDEVLLRLMGA
- a CDS encoding ABC transporter ATP-binding protein; this translates as MEKKEILSVEHLTKQYVKGVSAVDDISFSLTEGEVFGLLGPNGSGKTTTILMLLGLLEPTSGAVSVLGCDPFRKPLSVKRQVAYMPDDIGFYDTMSAYGNVDYTARFLGLDADERKKRIEEAFDAVRLTDRMHDKARTFSHGMKRRLGLAEILVKQPKIAILDEPTQGWIRRAPPSFCR
- a CDS encoding ABC transporter permease; amino-acid sequence: MKSKEREGSALTGLDVVFVKELGEYTGSVRMVVLMILILLTAGSSLYVATRTLRSYVGEDSYMLLSLFTIAQNPIPSFMSFISFLVPLTGIALGFDAINSEYQNRTLGRLLSQPIYRDVLLFGKALGALVAMGVVLLALWLLVIGCAMFFLGVPPTGEQIARALMYYVITLLYGLLWYMIAMTMSIIFRQSAVSALVSIALWLFFMIFWPMISQVVAVLASGGDEYTAAKLSVALGRFSPYNLYVEASVAMLSPTTRSLGVVLFSQVQGAMMGNPLPFGQSVLLIWPQMTAFFASVILVFALGYVLFQRKEIRM
- a CDS encoding NEW3 domain-containing protein, translated to MVRKQVRFGVMLGLLLALSAGCVFAEYQGLSVSTTYPSLNVSDTSMITFNLTVRNYNLAPQRVNLSVEGLPDGWDSQFVGGGALVDAVFAEPEQSATIQLWVIPGDEAKTGSTYSFNVVAKGQDGVSYTLPLTVSLGKKLPQRLALSTELPSVKGSPDSDFVFQVELRNNSATETLVDLYAKLPDGFSAKFSQAYGTGNVNTLSVKAGASETIKVTVTPSQGVKEGTYPVTVTAKSSEASAFVTENLEVQGQARLSLTGKGGLLSGTAVAGKDKVFDLELKNSGTADASGIKLSSSTPSNWNVTFNPSTVESLAAGDTTTVKATIRPSSEALTGDYSLTLSASSENSGNISEQYRITVRTSSLWGIVSVIIIAAAAVLLVFAVKKFGRR